One Elephas maximus indicus isolate mEleMax1 chromosome X, mEleMax1 primary haplotype, whole genome shotgun sequence DNA segment encodes these proteins:
- the HCFC1 gene encoding host cell factor 1 isoform X1 gives MASAVSPANLPAVLLQPRWKRVVGWSGPVPRPRHGHRAVAIKELIVVFGGGNEGIVDELHVYNTATNQWFIPAVRGDIPPGCAAYGFVCDGTRLLVFGGMVEYGKYSNDLYELQASRWEWKRLKAKTPKNGPPPCPRLGHSFSLVGNKCYLFGGLANDSEDPKNNIPRYLNDLYILELRPGSGVVAWDIPITYGVLPPPRESHTAVVYTEKDNKKSKLVIYGGMSGCRLGDLWTLDIETLTWNKPSLSGVAPLPRSLHSATTIGNKMYVFGGWVPLVMDDVKVATHEKEWKCTNTLACLNLDTMAWETILMDTLEDNIPRARAGHCAVAINTRLYIWSGRDGYRKAWNNQVCCKDLWYLETEKPPPPSRVQLVRANTTSLEVSWGAVATADSYLLQLQKYDIPATAATATSPTPNPVPSVPANPPKSPAPAAAAPAVQPLTQVGITLLPQAAAAPPTTTTIQVLPTVPGSSISVPTAARTQGTLLLLRRGESSALPMAKLSSEGAKKNHPESTADRWQGVPAVLKVTGPQATTGTPLVTMRPASQAGKAPVTVTSLPAGVRMVVPTQSAQGTVIGSNPQMSGMAALAAAAAATQKIPPSSAPTVLSVPAGTTIVKTVAVTPGTTTLPATVKVASSPVMVSNPATRMLKTAAAQVGTSVSSAANTSTRPIITVHKSGTVTVAQQAQVVTTVVGGVTKTITLVKSPISVPGGSALISNLGKVMSVVQTKPVQTSAVTGQASTGPVTQIIQTKGPLPAGTILKLVTSADGKPTTIITTTQASGAGTKPTILGISSVSPSTTKPGTTTIIKTIPMSAIITQAGATGVTSSPGIKSPITIITTKVMTSGTGAPAKIITAVPKIATGHGQQGVTQVVLKGAPGQPGTILRTVPMGGVRLVTPVTVSAVKPAVTTLVVKGTTGVTTLGTVTGTVSTSLAGAGGHSTSASLATPITTLGTIATLSSQVINPTAITVSAAQTTLTAAGGLTTPTITMQPVSQPTQVTLITAPSGVEAQPVHDLPVSILASPTTEQPTATVTIADSGQGDVQPGTVTLVCSNPPCETHETGTTNTATTTVVANLGGHAQHPQVQFVCDRQEAAASLVTSTVGQQNGSVVRVCSNPPCETHETGTTNTATVVSANLSAPLRGAGPTVCSNPPCETHETGTTSTATTATSIMAGQPGCSNPPCETHETGTTSTATTAMASIGSRQPAAASQQRDGRPTYAASTLATGQVSVGAGPAQGSQSSVKPLCQTRQTSSTHTTMTLMATGMPCSAPLLAPSLVLEAGCSSTSFAQLAPPSGRVGPGGTSSKDGLIADLGQLVPVGRQLETHHTHTTNTPTTVRSTMGTGEAGEARGILKPVCESHQTSSTGTTVTVTALEALLGPSTPVTQVCSNPPCETHETGTTNTATTSNAGGVQRACANPPCETHETGTTHTATTATSSGGSGQPEGGQQQAPASCPCETHQTTSTGTTMTVSVGALLPDDGATHRTLEAVLDPVAAPTPVVPQVSPVLLAPFPTQRVCSNPPCETHETGTTHTATTVTSNMSSNQDPPPAVSDQGEVESTQGDSGNIASSSAVTTTVSSTLTRAVTTVTQSTPVPGPSVPRISSMTETTPGALTTEVPIPATITVTIANTETSDMPFSAVDILQPPEDLQVSPGPRQQLPPRQLLQPASTPLLGEPADTLAATQAPDLQAAVDLSSTGDPSSGQEPASSAVVATVVVQPPPPTQSEVDQLALPQELMAEAQAGTTTLMVTGLTPEELAVTAAAEAAAQAAATEEAQALAIQAVLQAAQQAVMAGTGEPMDTSDAAATVTQAELGHLSAEGQEGQPTTIPIVLTQQELAALVQQQQLQEAQAQHHLPTEALAPADSLNDPTIESNCLNELTAAVPSTVALLPSTATESLAPSNTFVAPQPVVVASPAKLQAAATLTEVANGIETIGVKPDLPPPPSKTPVKKENQWFDVGVIKGTNVMVTHYFLPPDDAVTSDDDSSTVPDYNQLKKQELQPGTAYKFRVAGVNACGRGPFSEISAFKTCLPGFPGAPCAIKISKSPDGAHLTWEPPSVTSGKIIEYSVYLAIQSTQASGEPKSAAPAQLAFMRVYCGPSPSCLVQSSSLSNAHIDYTTKPAIIFRIAARNEKGYGPATQVRWLQETSKDSSGTKPASKRPMSSPEMKSAPKKSKADGQ, from the exons ATGGCTTCGGCCGTGTCGCCCGCCAACTTGCCAGCGGTGCTCTTGCAGCCCCGCTGGAAGCGAGTGGTGGGCTGGTCGGGTCCAGTGCCCCGGCCCCGCCACGGCCATCGCGCTGTGGCCATCAAGGAGCTCATCGTGGTGTTTGGCGGTGGCAACGAGGGGATAGTGGACGAACTGCACGTGTACAACACGG CGACCAACCAGTGGTTCATCCCGGCAGTGAGAGGGGACATTCCCCCTGGGTGTGCAGCCTATGGCTTTGTGTGTGACGGGACGCGCTTACTGGTGTTTGGTGGAATGGTGGAGTATGGAAAATACAGCAACGATCTCTATGAGCTCCAG GCCAGTCGGTGGGAGTGGAAGAGGCTCAAAGCAAAGACACCCAAAAATGGGCCCCCTCCATGTCCTCGGCTTGGCCACAGCTTCTCTCTCGTGGGCAACAAATGCTACCTGTTTGGGGGTCTGGCCAATGACAGTGAGGACCCTAAGAACAACATTCCAAG GTACTTGAACGACTTATACATCCTGGAATTGCGACCAGGCTCTGGAGTGGTAGCCTGGGACATCCCTATCACTTATGGGGTCCTGCCCCCACCCCGAGAGTCACATACTGCTGTGGTCTACACTGAGAAAGACAACAAGAAATCCAAGCTGGTGATCTACGGAGGGATGAGTGGCTGCAGGCTGGGGGACCTTTGGACCCTCGATATTG AGACGCTGACGTGGAACAAGCCTAGCCTCAGTGGGGTGGCGCCGCTGCCCCGGAGCCTTCACTCGGCTACGACCATAGGAAACAA AATGTACGTGTTTGGTGGCTGGGTGCCTCTCGTCATGGATGATGTCAAAGTGGCCACACACGAGAAGGAGTGGAAGTGCACCAACACGCTGGCTTGTCTCAACCTGG ACACCATGGCCTGGGAGACCATCCTGATGGACACGCTGGAGGACAATATTCCCCGGGCTCGAGCTGGGCACTGTGCTGTAGCGATCAACACTCGTCTGTACATCTGGAGTGGGCGGGACGGCTACCGGAAAGCCTGGAACAACCAGGTGTGCTGCAAAGACCTCTGGTACTTGGAAACAG AAAAGCCACCGCCCCCGTCCCGGGTACAGCTGGTGCGTGCCAACACCACCTCCCTGGAGGTGAGCTGGGGGGCAGTGGCCACAGCCGACAGTTACCTTCTGCAGCTCCAGAAATATGACATTCCTGCCACCGCTGCAACTGCCACCTCTCCCACCCCAAATCCGGTCCCATCTGTGCCTGCCAACCCTCCTAAGAGTCCTGCCCCCGCGGCAGCAGCCCCTGCCGTGCAGCCACTGACCCAGGTGGGCATCACGCTCCTGCCCCAGGCTGCCGCCGCAcccccaaccaccaccaccatccaggTCTTGCCAACAGTGCCTGGCAGCTCCATCTCCGTGCCCACTGCAGCTAGGACTCAAG GGACCCTCTTGTTACTCAGGAGAGGGGAGAGCTCAGCCCTGCCCATGGCAAAGCTGTCCTCTGAGGGCGCCAAGAAGAACCATCCAGAAAGCACAGCAGACAGATGGCAAG GTGTCCCTGCTGTTCTCAAAGTAACCGGGCCTCAGGCCACCACAGGAACCCCACTGGTCACTATGCGACCTGCCAGCCAGGCTGGGAAAGCTCCCGTCACTGTGACCTCCCTGCCCGCGGGCGTGCGAATGGTTGTGCCCACACAGAGCGCCCAGGGGACG GTGATTGGCAGCAACCCGCAGATGAGTGGAATGGCTGCATTGGCGGCGGCAGCAGCCGCCACCCAGAAGATCCCTCCATCCTCGGCGCCCACGGTGCTGAGTGTTCCGGCAGGTACCACCATTGTCAAAACTGTGGCCGTGACCCCTGGCACCACCACCCTCCCGGCCACAGTGAAAGTGGCCTCCTCGCCCGTCATG GTGAGCAACCCTGCCACCCGCATGCTGAAGACTGCTGCCGCACAGGTGGGGACGTCTGTGTCCTCAGCCGCTAACACATCCACCCGCCCCATCATCACTGTGCACAAGTCCGGGACTGTGACAGTGGCCCAGCAAGCCCAAGTGGTGACCACAGTGGTGGGTGGCGTCACCAAGACCATCACCCTGGTGAAAAGCCCCATCTCAGTCCCAGGAGGCAGTGCTCTG ATTTCCAACCTTGGCAAAGTGATGTCAGTGGTCCAGACCAAACCCGTTCAGACCTCCGCAGTCACAGGCCAGGCCTCTACGGGCCCGGTGACACAGATCATCCAG ACCAAAGGCCCCCTGCCAGCCGGGACCATCCTGAAGCTGGTGACCTCAGCCGATGGCAAGCCCACCACCATCATTACGACCACGCAGGCCAGTGGGGCGGGAACCAAGCCGACCATCCTGGGCATCAGCAGTGTCTCTCCCAGTACCACCAAGCCTGGCACCACTACTATCATTAAGACCATCCCCATGTCGGCCATCATCACCCAGGCGGGTGCGACAG GTGTGACCAGCAGTCCCGGCATCAAGTcccccatcaccatcatcaccaccaaagTTATGACTTCGGGGACTGGTGCCCCTGCCAAGATCATCACTGCTGTCCCCAAGATTGCCACTGGCCACGGGCAGCAAGGAGTGACCCAG GTGGTGCTGAAGGGGGCCCCCGGACAACCAGGCACCATCCTCCGCACTGTGCCCATGGGTGGCGTTCGCTTGGTCACCCCAGTGACCGTCTCCGCCGTCAAGCCAGCTGTCACCACGTTGGTTGTGAAGGGCACCACAG GTGTCACCACCCTTGGCACAGTGACCGGCACTGTCTCTACCAGCCTTGCCGGTGCTGGTGGCCATAGCACTAGCGCCTCGCTGGCCACGCCTATCACCACTTTGGGGACCATCGCCACCCTCTCCAGCCAGGTGATCAACCCCACAGCCATCACTGTCTCAGCTGCTCAGACCACGCTGACGGCCGCCGGTGGGCTCACCACCCCCACCATCACCATGCAG CCTGTCTCACAGCCTACGCAGGTGACTCTGATCACGGCGCCCAGCGGGGTTgaggcccagccagtgcatgaTCTGCCTGTGTCCATTCTGGCCTCACCGACAACAGAGCAGCCCACGGCCACCGTTACAATTGCCGACTCAGGCCAGGGTGACGTGCAGCCTGGCACTGTGACACTGGTGTGCTCCAACCCACCCTGCGAGACCCATGAGACGGGCACCACCAACACGGCCACCACCACGGTGGTGGCCAATCTCGGGGGGCACGCCCAGCACCCCCAGGTCCAGTTCGTCTGCGACAGGCAGGAGGCAGCTGCCTCACTTGTGACCTCCACAGTCGGGCAGCAGAATGGCAGTGTGGTCCGCGTCTGCTCCAACCCACCCTGTGAGACCCATGAGACAGGTACCACTAACACAGCCACTGTGGTCAGTGCCAATCTCTCAGCCCCCCTGCGAGGTGCAGGGCCCACTGTCTGCTCAAACCCACCTTGTGAGACCCACGAGACGGGCACTACCAGCACGGCCACCACCGCCACCTCCATCATGGCTGGGCAACCTGGGTGCTCTAACCCCCCATGCGAGACCCACGAGACGGGCACCACCAGCACTGCCACCACCGCCATGGCCAGTATCGGCTCTAGACAGCCGGCAGCTGCCAGCCAGCAGCGAGACGGCCGCCCCACCTATGCTGCCAGCACCCTTGCCACGGGTCAGGTCAGTGTGGGCGCTGGGCCGGCTCAGGGATCCCAGAGCTCGGTCAAACCCCTGTGCCAAACCCGCCAGACCAGCTCAACCCACACCACCATGACTTTGATGGCCACGGGGATGCCATGCTCGGCCCCACTCCTGGCACCCAGCCTGGTGCTGGAGGCAGGCTGTAGCAGCACTAGCTTTGCCCAGCTGGCCCCTCCCAGTGGCAGAGTCGGGCCCGGTGGCACCAGCAGCAAGGACGGCCTCATAGCAGACCTGGGCCAGCTGGTGCCTGTGGGGCGACAGCTGGAGACACATCACACCCACACCACCAACACCCCCACCACAGTCCGCTCCACCATGGGCACCGGGGAGGCTGGTGAGGCCCGGGGCATCCTCAAGCCTGTGTGTGAGAGCCATCAGACCAGCTCAACCGGCACCACCGTGACTGTGACAGCCCTGGAGGCACTGCTGGGCCCTTCGACCCCTGTGACCCAGGTCTGCTCCAACCCACCCTGCGAGACCCACGAGACTGGGACTACCAACACGGCCACCACCTCAAATGCAGGTGGTGTCCAGCGGGCATGCGCCAATCCTCCCTGTGAGACCCACGAGACAGGTAccacacacacagccaccactGCCACCTCCAGTGGTGGCTCGGGGCAGCCTGAGGGCGGGCAGCAGCAGGCCCCCGCCAGCTGCCCCTGTGAGACACACCAGACCACCTCCACCGGCACCACCATGACCGTCAGTGTTGGCGCCTTGCTCCCTGATGATGGCGCCACCCACCGGACCCTGGAGGCCGTCTTGGATCCGGTGGCGGCTCCGACCCCAGTGGTCCCCCAGGTCAGCCCCGTACTACTGGCTCCTTTCCCAACTCAGCGGGTCTGCTCCAACCCGCCCTGCGAGACCCACGAGACAGGCACCACGCACACGGCCACTACTGTCACTTCCAACATGAGCTCAAACCAGG ACCCCCCACCAGCTGTCAGCGATCAGGGTGAGGTAGAGAGCACCCAGGGCGACAGTGGGAACATCGCCAGCTCCAGTGCTGTCACGACAACTGTGTCCTCCACGCTGACACGAGCGGTGACCACCGTGACACAGTCCACGCCCGTTCCAGGCCCCTCTGTGCCG AGGATCTCATCAATGACTGAGACTACCCCCGGGGCTCTGACCACCGAAGTCCCCATCCCGGCCACGATAACAGTGACCATAGCCAACACAGAAACTTCTGACATGCCCTTCTCTGCTGTTGACATCCTGCAGCCCCCAGAGGACCTCCAGGTCTCACCCGGGCCTCGCCAGCAGCTCCCCCCACGGCAGCTCCTGCAACCAGCCTCCACACCCCTGCTGGGGGAGCCCGCTGACACCCTGGCGGCCACCCAGGCCCCTGACCTCCAGGCAGCCGTGGACTTGAGCAGTACAGGGGACCCATCTTCGGGCCAGGAGCCTGCCAGCTCCGCGGTGGTGGCCACCGTGGTGGTCCAGCCACCCCCGCCCACACAGTCTGAGGTAGACCAGTTGGCGCTCCCCCAAGAGCTGATGGCCGAGGCCCAGGCGGGCACCACCACCCTCATGGTGACAGGGCTCACCCCTGAGGAGCTAGCAGTGACCGCTGCAGCTGAAGCAGCTGCCCAGGCTGCGGCCACAGAGGAAGCCCAGGCCCTGGCCATCCAGGCAGTGCTCCAGGCTGCCCAGCAAGCCGTCATGG CAGGCACCGGGGAGCCAATGGACACGTCCGACGCGGCGGCCACCGTGAcccaggcagagctggggcaCTTGTCAGCCGAGGGCCAGGAGGGCCAGCCCACCACCATCCCCATTGTGCTGACTCAGCAGGAGCTGGCTGCCCtggtgcagcagcagcagctgcaggAGGCCCAGGCACAGCACCACCTGCCCACTGAGGCTCTGGCCCCTGCTGACAGCCTCAATGACCCCACCATCGAGAGCAACTGCCTCAATGAGCTGACTGCCGCCGTCCCCAGCACCGTGGCCCTGCTTCCCTCAACAGCCACTGAGA GTTTGGCCCCATCTAACACGTTTGTGGCGCCCCAGCCAGTTGTGGTAGCCAGCCCAGCAAAGCTGCAGGCAGCGGCCACCCTGACTGAAGTAGCCAACGGCATAGAGACGATTGGGGTG AAGCCTGACCTACCACCCCCACCCAGCAAAACACCTGTGAAGAAGGAGAACCAGTGGTTTGACGTGGGTGTTATTAAGGGCACCAATGTAATGGTGACACACTATTTCCTGCCACCAGACGATGCTGTCACCTCTGAC GACGACTCGAGCACTGTCCCGGACTATAACCAGTTGAAGAAGCAGGAGCTGCAGCCAGGCACGGCCTACAAGTTCCGGGTGGCCGGGGTCAATGCCTGCGGCCGGGGGCCCTTCAGTGAGATCTCGGCCTTCAAGACCTGTCTGCCCGGCTTTCCGGGGGCCCCTTGTGCCATTAAGATCAGCAAA AGTCCAGATGGTGCTCACCTCACTTGGGAGCCACCCTCTGTGACCTCCGGCAAGATCATTGAGTACTCGGTGTACCTGGCCATCCAGAGCACGCAAGCCAGTGGCGAGCCCAAGAGCGCGGCCCCGGCCCAACTGGCCTTCATGCGGGTCTACTGTGGGCCCAGCCCCTCCTGCCTGGTGCAGTCCTCTAGCCTCTCCAACGCCCACATTGACTACACCACCAAGCCCGCCATTATCTTCCGCATTG